Genomic segment of Bacteroidota bacterium:
GTTTCGCAAATGGAAAGACAGAAAAAGAAAATCTCCTCTCAATAATAACAATCCCTTCCTGATATTATAGACATCTTACAGTATTCACTATTGTTTTAGAATTATGGTCTAGGTTTCAATGTTTGCAGGTTAATAACTGGCATTTAGCTTGTTAGTGTTCAGACATGAAGGAAAATATATTTTATGTAGTCCTGAACATAAGAACAGCTGAAGGTTTTGAAAATTTCGGAAAATTTAATCTCGGGAACGACCGGGAAGCAGCGGTGAATGTTTTTCGGCAATTCAAAGGCAGTGCTATTATGGATGACAACAGTATGCTTACTATTGATTTCATGGAAACTATAAATGAACTTCCTGTGAATGTACAGATAATGGCCTGCACACTGGATGAACTGGCAGATAATTGTAAGATCATAGCAAAAGAAACATTTAAGATTTTTAACCTGAAGTAATAAACACAAAGATGAAACGGTGAAGATGATAGAGTAATCCGGACAACTCTATTTAATTCCTGGTAACAGTTTCCATTTTCTTTTCTTCAAGAACATGAAGAAGAAGTTCCACTTGTTTTTTTAATGAATTTAATGCGATCTTATTTTCAGGGTTGGTATCATACGCAACAAGCATTTCCCTGATAGATGACTCCAGGAGTTTGTAAAGGCCTTCGACCGGTAATGCATGATAGGTAGCGGGGGACATAGCAAACATTTACCACTATTAAGATAAGAATTTTGGCAGGCGAATACCAACTTTTTTTTAGAAATTACAAATTTGTGGCATTCCCAGATTATTATTTTTCTTTTAGTTCTATCCAAACGGGAGCATGATCACTTGTTTTTTCCCAACCCCGAACATGTTTGTCAACCCCTGCAGCTATAAGCCGGCGTTTTAAATGTGGACTTAATAAAAAATGATCGATCCGGAGACCTGCATCCCGCTGGTAAGCATTCCTGAAATAATCCCAGAATGTATAGATTTTTTCCTTTGGATATAATTTACGGATGGCATCTGTCCAGCCCTGGTCAACCAATTTTTTAAATGCCTCACGAACTTCTTTCCTGAACAATGCATCATTCAGCCAGCGTTCCGGTTTATACACATCCAACTCGGTTGGCATTACATTAAAATCACCCACCAGCGCCACCGGCACATCATGTGCCAGCAGTTTTTTTGCATGTGCAGAAAGCCGTTTAAACCATTTGAGTTTATACTCAAATTTTGGCCCGGGCCATGGATTACCATTGGGCAGATAGAGGCAACCTATTACTATTTTATTTACAACAGCTTCAATATAGCGACTATGACTGTCTTCGGGATCACCGGGTAATACACGCCTTAGTTCCTGCGGTGTTCCTATGCGGGAAAGAATGGCTACACCGTTCCAGCTTTTTTGTCCATGAAATACTGCTTCATAACCTGCTTGTTGAATAGCCTGTTCTGGAAATTTTTCTGCCGGGGACTTCAGTTCCTGCAGGCAAACCACGTCTGGCTTTGCTTCCTTCAGCCAGCGGAGCAGAACAGTAAGGCGGCCGTTAACTCCGTTTACATTATAGGTTGCGATCTTCATGTATTGCAATTATGCAAAGCTGGTACCATTCATACATACCGGTGGGGAATTATGTAACTTTAGTCAAACCTTCAATTATGAGTCCCACCGCAATAGTATTTGGTAGTGTGCTGATTATTGCATTAATTATTTTCATTGCGATGCGTAACCAAAAAGATAAGAAAGACCTTGTAAATAAACTTAACAATGATTACCGGAAAACAAAGAATGAGGAGAATGATACAGATATCGAGGAGCAAAGAAAATAGTTGTCTTGCTTTTAAATCTATACTGCCGTGATGCGGGGGGCGACATCGAGGCTTTATTTTTTATACACGAACCAGGGCGCAGAAGTGAAAAGAATTATTCTTCAAGGAATTTTAATAAATGTTCCTCTGTTTTTCCAATTGTCCTGAGATTATTCTTTACAATGAATTCAGGAATCGGGTCAACATGAGTTTGCAATACAACAGGCCTTGTAAGATTTTTAGCACTCCATATTTCATGTCCGCCTTTGGTACGGATATGCTTAAGCCCACAATGCTGCAGGTAGCGCCGGAATATTTTAAGGGAGATATTTTTAAGCTTGCCCATTACGCATAAGCAGGAAGGCTAACGCCGGTATCAAATTTTTTATAGGGATAGTTGTCGAAGATGCGGCTGAACTCCTCATTGTTTTCCAGTAACTCACTCATGGATGGAGGAGAGGCGGGTTTCTTTTTACCTTTCTTAATCGTCCAGCCCAATTTTTTTAAATCAGTCCATAAGGTTCCCTTATTAGTGGTGTAATTTAAATACTCACTGACTGTAATAGCAAAACTTTCCCGGGCTTCTGATTCTGTATTACCGGAGCCATTCAGATCAAGGGCCGGACAATAAATAATATTGGCATTGTCCTCTTTAAAGGATAGCACAGGTACTTTTACAGTAATGCTTCCTTTTTCATTGGAGAATTTGCTTTCAACATTCAGGGTCTTCATAAAAAGAATTGTTTTGCAAAATACAGATAATTAACGAACCGGCGGTGCAGGCCGGCGTTAATCTTTTGTCAGTTCAGGCTCAGGAGTTTATTTTTCAAATGCTTCTGATGCAGTAATGTGTAACCTCTCTCTTTAAATGAAGTATCTCAGTTTTAGGAATTTCCACTTGCTTTCATTTTTACAAGAACCAGGGCAGGAACAAATCTTTTTTATTTATTCGCAAATCTGCTTTCTTTGTTTATTGTTTTAGTACCTTAACCTTACAAACCTTTTTTTATGGAAAATTTTGATCAGGACTTATTATTATCGCTGAATTTACAGTTGCTGCAATCGGATGTGAATGCAATGATAGCTACTGAAAAAGATCTGAAAATAATACTTAATGAGATATTGAAGTGGATCGGGTATGAAAGTAAGAACGATATTCTGACATCCATACTTTTATATAATAAGAAAACAAGCCAGCTATATACTGGGGCAGCACCTTCGCTTCCGGATCGTTACTGTGATGCGATCAACGGAGCGAAAGCCGGTCCTGTCGCTGGTTCCTGTGGTACAGCTGCTTACTTTCGCAAACAGGTAATTGTACAGAATATTGCAACCGACCCGCTCTGGCAGGATTATAAATCATTGGCATTAGTTGAGGGTTTGCATTCATGCTGGTCGACTCCCATATTTGGAGCCAACAAAGAATTATTGGGAACCTTTGCGATCTATTATAAAGAACCCCGCAAACCCACTCCACATGATCTGCAATTGATTGACGAAATAGTTGAGCTTACTGCAACCGCTATTGAATCAAGAGAGAAAGATTTTGAGACAATAGTTGGTTTATAGAACAGGTATATAATTGCAATATTTTTTTGCCCTCCGTCAAATTAGCCTGAGTGAAAAGAAAATAACTATCTTGTTTTTTAAATCTATAAAGCCGTGATGCGTGGGATACGCATCACGGCTTTTATTTTGCGGGCACGAACGAAGGCGGGGGATATGCTGCAAAAGATGAATAATAGAAACCATGGTTTCATTGGCAAGCAAGGCAAAATTATTATAAAAGATATTCTGAAGGTTGAAGAAACAAAACTGTTTTACATTGCAGCGGCCGGTAAAATTAAAGAGTTGTACAAATCTTAAGTGAGATATGATATTAAAACGGGTTCTTATTATTTTTCTTTCACAGTTCATTAATCTGGCAGTTGCTTTTGGTCAAGCAGTGATATACGCCTCAGATCATGGTGTTAGATCAAACAGTTTTGAGAATGCAAGTACAGCAATTCAAAAAACCATTGATGCCTGTAAAGAAAAAGGTGATGTCTTATTGGTATTGCCGGGTGGTCGAATTGATATCTGGCCGGAAGGAGCAGCAAAGCGGGAACTCTATGTCTCCAATTCAACCGAAAGTGATGAGTTGCCAAAAGTAAAAAGCATTGCATTCCTTTTTGAAGATTTTAAGAACATCACCCTTGATGGTAACAATACATTGGTTATGCTTCACGGCAAGATGGTTTCATTTGCCATTCTCAACAGCAGCAATATTAAGATCAAAAATATCCGTTTCGATTATGAAAGACCCACCATGTCGGAGTTAACTATTCGATCGGTAACCGATAATAGTGTTGAAGCGGAAATACATCCCGATTCAAAATATGTGATCGATAATGGCCGGATCGTTTTTTATGATGAGGGCTGGAAAACAAAATCACATCATACTATAGTTTTTGAGCCCGGGAGCAATACTCTTCGCTATAGTACATTCAAACCTTTTCTTGAAAGCAGGGCCATACAACTCAGTCCTTTTCATGTGCGGTTCGAAGGTGATTTTTCAAAAAACAAGTTTCATCCCGGCGATGTGCTTACTGTAAGAGATCCTTACAGGGATAACTGTGGTGCATTTATTCATCGGAGTAAAAACATTCAGCTTGAAGATATAAAAATGCATTTCATGCATGGCCTGGGGATCGTTTCCCAGTTTTCAGAAAATATTTCTTTGCTGAAAGTAGTGGTTGCACCCCGTGAAAATTCAGGACGCATCATTGCTTCCTTTGCCGATTGTTTTCATTTTTCAGGATGCAGAGGGTTGGTTAAGATCGACAGTTGTTTTACATCGGGGTCGCATGATGATGCTGTGAATGTGCACGGCACCCATTTAAAAATAACGGCAGTTGTTTCAGGGAAGATCATTGTTCGCTTTATGCATCACCAGACTTATGGCTTCGATGCATTTTTTGCAGGTGATAGTATTGCGATCATTGATCCAAAAACATTGATGCCGTTGGGAACTGCAAAGTTGAAAACTGCAAAACTCATTAACAAGCGGGAAATGGAAATTGAAGTGGATGGAACGCTGCCCTCATTTGTGAATGCGGGTCTTTGCATTGAAAACCTTACATGGACACCGGAAGTAATTATACAGAACAGCCGTTTTGAACGAACCCCTACACGGGGCCTGCTTGTTACTACCCGCCGGAAAGTGGTTATTCAAAATAATATATTTTACCGCACCGGCATGTATCCCGTTTTAATTGCTGATGATGCTTCCGGTTGGTTCGAATCCGGAGCGGTACAGGATATGACCATCCAAAATAATGTATTTGAAGAATGCGGTTATAATTCAGGCAGCGGTGCAATTTGCATTGCTCCTGAAAATCATGAACTGCTGCCGGGTAAAATGGTACACCGGAATATCCGCATCATCAATAATGAATTTAAAATGACGAACCAGGCCCTGCTTTCTGCACGAAGTACAGACCGGCTTGTTTTTACAGGAAATAAAATTGTTTATTCCGATCTTTTGAAAGGAGAAAAAGAAATCATTGCTATTAATTTAACAGCCTGTACAAATGTGCTTATCGAAAGAAACAATTTTGATCTGCCTGCAATGCCGTTTATCAATATGCAGAAAATGACCAATGCTGATTTGAAAACAGACCTGAAAGTAAATATTAAATAAACTTCTTGTTTTTTTAAATCTATAATGCCGTGATGCGTGGGTACACACATCACGGCATTTATTTTAGGGACAGGAAACAGGGTGCGGAAAATAATTTTAGAAAGGGAGTCCCTTCATTCAATTCTTTTTAAACAGATTCATTTTTATATCTTCTCTGGCGATATAATTCCTTTCTGTATTTTAATAGTTTTTCTCTTTCTGCATCTGTAAGATCGGAGGTATCAATCTTTTCATTTTCATTTCGCTTTTGCAAGAGACGAAGGCCCTCATCATATTCTGATTCATGTAATGAAGGTCGCCTTGTTTGCTGTGACCTGTTTTTAAAAAGATTGTCTTTATAATGATCGTGACTATAAAAATCAGGATCGATATCATCGTCTGTAATTGATCTGGCCGATTTTCTTTCTCCTCTCTCTATTGTTGCTGCGGGTTCTACCCTCACTTTCCTTCCAAATACAGATGCAATACTCCTTTCAAGCTCGGGAGTTAAAGCATTCCTTTTATAATCAGGTAACTGGGTAAGCTGATCTACTGATACATTTGGGATCAGCACATCATCATGCAGATCATCCAATTCGGCAAAGCCAATAGGAATAAAAACTTTCCGGTGTTCCAATCTCAGTTCATTTTCATCAAGATCAACGACCATATACCTTATTTTTTTTGCTTTTGTATCCAGGATCAACTCTTCTACTGATCCGATTTTTTCACCGTTCCCGTATCTCACATCCCATCCGCGAATGTCAGGTTCACCGTTTACGATCTCAAAATTTGAATGATCGAGTTCCTGCAGATATTTATGTTTAGTCATAGTAAATTTTTTTATAGAACAATTGTTCTGTGGTTAATCAACGTGTTTGATTCGATCATCCCGCAACTGGTAACGAATGATATTGAATACAAGAAACCGGGCTTTGTGTGCTGTTCGCATTATTTTGTGTATTGTCACGATTATACCATATTAATAAATAAGCAGCTACAGCAACAACAATTATAGAGATCAATATCCACAACCAGGCGGATGAACTACTTTTTTTTGCCCTTACATGTATTTCAGCCATGATAAAAAATTTTTGGTTAAACAATAGGTTAACAATACTCAATAATCATAAACTATGCCTGTATCGATCAATGTTATAAGGAAAACTTTTTACCCGGTTTTTGATCAGAATTGCAGACGGAAAGAATTTTGAAACACAAAATGAGGAATGAAGTCATCAGCGAAATTTGATTTCAGTCTTTAAACATTTCTATATTTTGGTTACCTCAAACAATTATTTCATTGTTGAGACGCCGGGAATAATGATTTCCGGAAAACTAAGGATGAGGAAAATGATGCAGATAATCCGGCGCACTTTTAGCAGCCTATCTTCATTATTTACCTAAATAGTATTAACCATGCTAAAAGAATTATTTGATCTCGTAAAGGGAGAAGCAAAAGAAACTGTAATTAATAATCCTGATGTTCCTAACCAATACAATAATGACGTGGTGGCTGAGGCTACTAATACTGTAGCATCAGGCTTGCGTAATGTCGTTGCCGGCGGCGGTGTGCAAAACGTTTTATCGATGTTTGGCGGCAATCCAAATAAGAAAAGCTTGCTCAGTAACCCGATAGTCTCAATGATGATGGGGCATTTTGCGTCGAAGCTTATGAATAAATTCAGTATGAAAACCAACCAGGCCAATAATTTATCGGGCAATCTTATACCCAATGTATTGGGCTCGCTGATCAATAAAAGCAACGATGCCAATGATTCGACTTTTTCCCTGGAAAAATTATTGGCGTCGATCACAGGTGGCAGAAGTAACGAAGTTGCTTCGCAAAGAGGCGGACCAGGCGGACTGCTGGATCAATTCAATGGAAGAAGTCAAAGTAATGGAAACGGGTTTATGGATATCGTAAAAAGTCTTGCAGGTGGGGCGCAGGAACAACAGCAAAGAAATGGAGGTAGTTTGCTTGATCTTATCAAAGGCTTTACCCGCTGATAACTGCAGCATAAAACGAGAACAAATTATTTTTTGGGTGATGCTGTGATGCACACCTGCCTGCCGGTAGGCAGGTCTCCACGCATCACTTCTTTTTATTTGTTGACTGACTTTATTTTGATTGCCCTAAGGAAAGAAAAACAAAGTTTGTCTTTTATGGCAATATAATTGTCACCTATATAGTATGTATAAGGAATTTACCGGCAAACCCGAAGTTTTAGTCGTGGATGATGATGAAGATATGCTGATCATGATGCAGCACATGCTGATGGCGGAAGGATATGTACCACTTATTTCCCCCAATGCACAAAACGCTATGGAAATTATTTCCCATCGTAACCCTGCTATGATATTACTTGACCTCCGCATGATTGGGATAGATGGAGGTGATATCTGTCAGCAGATAAAATCCGATCCGTATACCTCATCTATCCCGGTTATTATACTTTCTGCCAATCATAATATTGAAAGCATTGCGAAAGATTGCGGCGCTGATGCATACCTTACCAAGCCTTTTAGTCTGCAGAAATTTAAAGAAGTGTTCCATCAACTCATTTCAAAAAAAAATCATTGATCTTTCAACTTCTGCCGCCGTGATGTCGCTCCACGCATCATCATCATGATATTCGTTCCGATGCGTGAGGACACGTCCCGGGGCACACACTTACGGACACGAACCAGCACTGGGACTGAGGGCTTTCCTTTTTATCACGAACCAATGCGGAGTCATCCAAATGCTGTAATTCGGCAACAAGTTTATCTTTGTAGTTTCTAAATAGTTTATTTGAAAATACCTTTGACATAACAAACCTTATATTATTGAAGGCGAATTTTATTCGGTATCAGGTTCTGCGGCTGTACTCAAATTTTCGTTCTCCTCACTATTCGGATATAATTTGACAACCTTACTTTCTTGTTTGTCTGCGCCAAAATCTACTTTAGGTAATGCATTTACAATATCTACTGTTTGCACACTTACATTAATGATGCTTAAGA
This window contains:
- the xth gene encoding exodeoxyribonuclease III; the protein is MKIATYNVNGVNGRLTVLLRWLKEAKPDVVCLQELKSPAEKFPEQAIQQAGYEAVFHGQKSWNGVAILSRIGTPQELRRVLPGDPEDSHSRYIEAVVNKIVIGCLYLPNGNPWPGPKFEYKLKWFKRLSAHAKKLLAHDVPVALVGDFNVMPTELDVYKPERWLNDALFRKEVREAFKKLVDQGWTDAIRKLYPKEKIYTFWDYFRNAYQRDAGLRIDHFLLSPHLKRRLIAAGVDKHVRGWEKTSDHAPVWIELKEK
- a CDS encoding type II toxin-antitoxin system HicA family toxin, translating into MGKLKNISLKIFRRYLQHCGLKHIRTKGGHEIWSAKNLTRPVVLQTHVDPIPEFIVKNNLRTIGKTEEHLLKFLEE
- a CDS encoding GAF domain-containing protein; protein product: MENFDQDLLLSLNLQLLQSDVNAMIATEKDLKIILNEILKWIGYESKNDILTSILLYNKKTSQLYTGAAPSLPDRYCDAINGAKAGPVAGSCGTAAYFRKQVIVQNIATDPLWQDYKSLALVEGLHSCWSTPIFGANKELLGTFAIYYKEPRKPTPHDLQLIDEIVELTATAIESREKDFETIVGL
- a CDS encoding right-handed parallel beta-helix repeat-containing protein, with product MILKRVLIIFLSQFINLAVAFGQAVIYASDHGVRSNSFENASTAIQKTIDACKEKGDVLLVLPGGRIDIWPEGAAKRELYVSNSTESDELPKVKSIAFLFEDFKNITLDGNNTLVMLHGKMVSFAILNSSNIKIKNIRFDYERPTMSELTIRSVTDNSVEAEIHPDSKYVIDNGRIVFYDEGWKTKSHHTIVFEPGSNTLRYSTFKPFLESRAIQLSPFHVRFEGDFSKNKFHPGDVLTVRDPYRDNCGAFIHRSKNIQLEDIKMHFMHGLGIVSQFSENISLLKVVVAPRENSGRIIASFADCFHFSGCRGLVKIDSCFTSGSHDDAVNVHGTHLKITAVVSGKIIVRFMHHQTYGFDAFFAGDSIAIIDPKTLMPLGTAKLKTAKLINKREMEIEVDGTLPSFVNAGLCIENLTWTPEVIIQNSRFERTPTRGLLVTTRRKVVIQNNIFYRTGMYPVLIADDASGWFESGAVQDMTIQNNVFEECGYNSGSGAICIAPENHELLPGKMVHRNIRIINNEFKMTNQALLSARSTDRLVFTGNKIVYSDLLKGEKEIIAINLTACTNVLIERNNFDLPAMPFINMQKMTNADLKTDLKVNIK
- a CDS encoding PRC-barrel domain containing protein, coding for MTKHKYLQELDHSNFEIVNGEPDIRGWDVRYGNGEKIGSVEELILDTKAKKIRYMVVDLDENELRLEHRKVFIPIGFAELDDLHDDVLIPNVSVDQLTQLPDYKRNALTPELERSIASVFGRKVRVEPAATIERGERKSARSITDDDIDPDFYSHDHYKDNLFKNRSQQTRRPSLHESEYDEGLRLLQKRNENEKIDTSDLTDAEREKLLKYRKELYRQRRYKNESV
- a CDS encoding response regulator codes for the protein MYKEFTGKPEVLVVDDDEDMLIMMQHMLMAEGYVPLISPNAQNAMEIISHRNPAMILLDLRMIGIDGGDICQQIKSDPYTSSIPVIILSANHNIESIAKDCGADAYLTKPFSLQKFKEVFHQLISKKNH